The genome window ctctatctgagaagtagttggtgaaccaggcgaggcagtcatttgagaagccaaggctattgagtctgccgataagaatgcggtgattggcagagtcgaaagccttggccaggttgatgaagacggctgcacagtactgtcttatcgatggcggtgatgatatcgtttaggaccttgagcgtgactgaggtgaccatgaccagctcggaaaccagattgcatagtggagaaggtacagtgggtttcgaaatggtcggtgatctgtttattaacttggctttcaaagattttagaaagctAGGGCAGGATggctataggtctataacagtttgggtctagagtgtctctccctttgaagagggggatgaccgcggtagcttaccaatctttggggatctcagacgatacgaaagagaggttgaacaggctagtaataggggttgcaacaatttcagaggattattttagaaagagggtccagattgtctagcccagctgatttgtaggatccagattttgcagctctttcagaacatcagctgtttggatttgggtgaaggagaagcggggggggggggggggggtttgggcaagttgctgcagggggtgctgaggtgttggctggggtaggggtagccagagggaaatcatggccagccgtggaaaattgcttattgaaattatcgaagatttatcggtggtgacagtgtttcctatcctcagtgcagtgagcagctggtaggagatgctcttattctccatgaactttagtgtcccaaaacgttttggaattagtgctacaggaagcaaatttctgtttgaaaaagctaaccttagctttcctaactgactgagaaTATTGGTTTCTGACTTCCCTGaagagttgcatatcgcgggggctattcgatgctaatgcagaacgccacaggatgtttttgtgctggtcaagggcagtcaagtctggggtgaaccaagggctagatCGGTTCTTAGTTCtttttttttaatggggcatgcttatttaagatggagaggaaagcacttttgaataGCAACCAGGCATTCTCTActaacgggatgaggtcaatatccttccaggatacccaggccaggtcggttagaaaggcctgctcgctgaagtgttttagggagcgtttgacagtgatgagtggtggttgtttgaccgcggacccattacgcacgcaggcaatgaggcagtgatcgctgagatcctggttgaagacagcagaggtgtatttggagggcaagttgatcaggatgatatctaagagggcgcccatggttacagattttgggttgtacctggtaggtaccttgataatttgtgtgagattgaggacatctagcttagattgtaggacggaaggggtgttaagcatatcccagtttaggtcacctaacagtacgaactctgaagatagatgggggggcaatcaattcacatatggtgtccagggcacagctgggggctgaagggagtCTACAACAAGTGGCAACGGTGAGATGTATACTACTACCCCAAATAAAGccagtaaacccccccccccaatgtttACAACATTCATGCCTAATGTATGGGAATTCCCATATTCATATGGGAATATTTGAGTTGCGACACAGATACTAACGTTATATGTAGCACACATTTCAAATGGTTGCTTGACTGACTTAAGTTGTGTAAGTTGAATTGCACTGAAAGTGACCTACCCATTTGATATGATTAGAGCTTAATCTACTGGTATTATTGATTCTCACATCCCCCTGTTTGACTCAGGCTGTGGGTCCCATGGTGGTGGGTGTGTGAGGCAGAGAGGGAAGAGGGCATTTCCTGCTGTGGTGGTCTGTGTGACAAGTCTGGGCACAGCATGGTTTGCCTTGTACTCAAAACAGCAGAAAGCCCCTAGAATACACATGGGCTCTGGAGCATGTGATTCTCTTCTTAACTGCTTattgttcccccctctctccaggccTCACCCCTCTCCACCTAGCTGTACAGGGTGGACACAAGGAGCTGGTCAGAATGCTGCTGGATGCTGGGGCGGACATCAACGCTATGGTCAGTCACCTTCCTCCCCTACCcaactctccatctctccccttaaATGGTGGGCCATTTCAAATGGGCTTTGATTTATTCTGGCATACTGAACCTACTGCATCATCCAAGTACTCAATACCAGGTAATACTCATTAGATTAATTCCTGTTCCACTTTACAGTGtccccattctcctctctctAAGCAGGACATCAAGAGTGGCCACAGTCCTCTCATACACGCAGTAGAGAACAACAATATGGACATGGTGCACTTCCTCATAGAGGTAAGGCTACGTGTGTTGTATGTGACTCAGCTGTTCTACTGAAGTCAGCTCATCTATATTTAAAATGGTCAGTAGGTCCTCCCCTGTTCCCCTTTTTAGGTTTCTTTCCTTTCTGGGAAAATGATTTACAAGAAAAACGTTAAGTGACTCTGTTTAGTTCCACATCATCATCAAAGACTAACCATGTTACTTATTTTTACCGCTTATATCTTCTCATCAATCTCCTGCTTcgcttcctctgtcctctctccctgccccctcaGAATGACTGTAATGTGAATGGCCAGTCGTACAGTGGCAACACGGCGCTGCACTGTGCCTGTGGGCGAGGCCAGGTAGACACAGCCAGGCTGCTACTGAAGAACAGAGCCGACAGCAGTGTGAAGAACTACCACAATGACACCCCCGCGATGGTGGCCAAGAACAAGAAGGTGAGGGAGGAGAAAATGAATGCACTGGATCTATGGAAGAGGGTCTCTGTTTCACGCTAATCAATAGCTTTACACATGTGTAGGAGAATAAAAACTGAAGTTAGTGGGTTAAATAAACGATAGTGTGGACATAGGACTGAACTAATCCTTGTGGGTGCTTCCCTCTAGTGGCTGTACCTAATAATGATTTTCTTGTCATTGTCAGTTTGTGTTGTTGCTTTGCCAATGACAAACCGTACCAACAATAAAACACACAAATAATCTAAGGAATGCTATCACTCAGTAGCCCCACAGATGCAGTGAACTCACTAGTTGTCATTGCAGCACTGTTAATGTGTGTCCACTCAGGTAACCTAACCCTTTAGATCGCTGTCCTCAGGTAACAGATGTACTACGAGGGAAGGGCTCCAGAAACCAGCAGCCCAAACCTCAGTGTGTACCAGCCTCACCACACAGGAGCACACCCCACTCACAGAACAGAGGTAATGGTGAGACGAGTACAGACTTATCTGCATCATGCATTCGGGCACACAGTAAACTCATCACACCCCTCTGTCCCCAGGTTCCCCATCTTTCACCATTGGCCACTCCCACAGCTTCGCCTCTTCACCGCAGCGCATCCCATTCCCCCAGGGCACCTCCCACTCCCTCCCCTCACAGCCAATCAGCAGAGAGCCTGTCAGGCCGCCAGTCTCCAATGAAGATCCAGGAGAGCGAGCAGCTGCCGGTGAGGCTTGGCTCCGACAGGATGACTGCAGTGGACAACAGCCTGGCCCAGAGAAGGACCTACTCACTGACCCACAGCTACCCTCCAGCAATGCACCACCAGTCCCCCATCACTGATGTTCAAATAGGACATCTACTAGCCTACTACTCCCCTGGAGTCCAGAGACCTCTTTATCCAGAGCCTCCCTTTATCCTCCTCCACACCAACATCCCTTACCCAGCCACTGTCTCTACTGCCTCCCAAATGACCCCTGGCCAATCCCGGCCCTCCAGCCACTGCAGCGACCAATCAGATGTCTCCATCACGAGCGTCAATATGGGCAACGGTAACAGTTGACAAAAGGTGCGCTTTCAGTGTCCCTGCTGAGTTAGGTTCCACCACTGTTTGAGTTATTGGTTGGTGACTAGAAGGACTTGAGCTTAAAACAAGGAGGAAGTTTATTTACTACTGTTGGACTATAGAGCCTATGCTGGTATGATTATGTACTTCTAGCGCTCAGCTGGATGCATATGGATTTGTAAAGAGACTAATACACTGGAAGAATGAACGTTATTGCAGTTTCCTGAATAGACTTAATTCAGAACTGTTATCACCGTGTGTGTGATGGCTGTGTGGAAACTGGAGCTCCACCAGGAGGTCTTGAATGTTGCTACCTTACTTGAAATTCATGATTATTTTTCAGGCTCTCTTTTCTGGGTAACTGTTGTTTACTTTGAATAATGTAGAATTGATAAGTCCAAGAATAAATATTTTTCTACATTATTTCCTCTCATGCATAGCACCACACGGACACATGCACGACCTTAATGGTCTTTAACGTCATCAAAAGCCAAAAATACAAAAGTTGTTTATTTATGATTCTAAATACATTTCATCACGGTCTGGTGAAAACCTCAACTCCATTTCTGCCAATGTTTGTTACATGTATTAAAAGCAGTAACTGCACTCAGTGTACTCTGAACATTTCATGACTCTAGGACCAAGATAATGTAATCAAAATGCTTCTTAAGTTTGGTAATTGTATATTCGTTAATAGTAAAATATAGCTTTTTTCCCCTTTCCTAAAGAATGTATAGTTTGAAAATTGCCAAATGTATGAGGTTTTCATTGGAAGGAAATAGACTTGTGCTACAATATGTAGGCCTGGCATAGAGTAACTCTCTGCCCCACAATTCACAGTATAGGAGAGTCTCTGAATCCAGTAGATACATACATGACAAGTGCTGGTCCAAGCATGGCCCAGTGTGTCGGAGGCGGCTGGAGGAGGTCTAGCCGACGGTGACGTTGACGCCACACTGGAACGTGTTCTTCTTTTGGTTAAGGAAGGCTCCCAGGGCCAAGGAGAGAGGCAGGGGCAGCAGCTTCTTCTCCAGGACCGCCCCCACCACCCAGTTACTGTCTACCGAACctggagacagggatggaggggagggagggactgaTCAGGAAATAATTCAGACCTGGGACAGCAGGTGGATGAACTCTGGCCAATCAATGACATTAAATGGATCAATTAACCCTAGAGGTCTGACTGAATAGCTGTGCTGTAGAGGGACAGACAGTTGCTTACCTTTAAAGAGCAGGTTGGCTTTAGGGAGGTCCAGCTGGTACCCAAACGATACTGCGGTCTCCTGCGTCCGCATGCTGCCCTCAAACTCCACCCCCAGCTGCAGCTGAGTTGGTAGAAGGACAACAAGATGGTCTCAAACAGACCTAGCACTGTGGTGCTACATAGCCTCAAGTATTTCAGTGGGCTAACACCTCCATGTCAGAAAAGGAGTGGTCCATTAGCATGGTCAAACTTTCAACTAAGCACAACTCATAGGAGAGGGATGGTACTGTGCCTGTAGTCGTGGTCTAGAGATGGTAGGTTACCAGTGGATTCTCAACTATTTTGCACAGTGATCCACACTAAAGCTTGAGGAGTTGTGTGGCCTAGACTGGGGGCAAGGTAGAGGTGATAGGATAGCTTAGTTTGGGTACCTGGTCATTGGCTCTGTGGTAGTACGTTGCATGAGCACCAGCACCTCCAAGAGTCAATGTGGCAACATAATTATTGCCTGGAGTAAAAACAAGAAGAATATTAATCTCAGTGACCTGACCAGTAAAACTCCTGGCTCTAACAGAAGGTGATGCGGGTCAGAGTGGGTCTCACCTGTGTATCTGCCCATTAGAGAGGTGACTGCTCCCTCCTCTCCAGGCCTCCGGTGGTAGACCAGCTCTCCTCCCAACGCCAGGGCTGGACTGATGGACTGGAGGTAGTGAGCCACGATAATACCTGAGGACAGCAACATCTTCATCAGTCATCATAGATGTTACAGTAGAGCACAAGAAAAGGACTCATGTCTGAATAATAACCAGCCCGTTTACAGAGGCCATCATAACGTGTGATCAAAAGGCTGGGTAACAAGAACATTATTGCTGTAAGTGATGAAGCTTCCACACAAATGTGCTTGTAGGAGAGATGGGTCGTTTTGCAGCATCATGGACCACCAGTGAAGTCTTTGATGAGAAAACAATCCTACCAGAGCCGAGGAGGACGTCTGGGTTGCCCAGGGTAACAGCAGATGTGAAGTCGTCACCGCGGTACTCCAGGTCACACTGCCAGTTCACAAACTTGTGCTGCTGAGTCTGTTGAAATAACAAACGCATTATTGGAAATGTACAGATTAATAAACAGTAAGttgaatatacactaccgttcaaaagtttggggtcacttagaaatgtccatgtttttgaaattaaaataacaaaattgatcagaaatacagtgtagacattgttaatgttgtaaatgactattgtagctggaaatggctgatatttaatggaatatctacataggcgtacagaggccaattatcagcaaccatcactcctgtgttccaatggcatgttgtgttagctaatccaagtgtatcattttaaaaggctaattgatcattagaaaacttgtcctgattaaagaagcaataaaactggcctttagactagttgagtatctggagcatcagcatttgtggcttcgattacaggctcaaaatggctagaaataaagcactttcttctgaaactcgtccatctattcttgttctgagaaattaaggctattccatgcaagaaattgcaaagaaactgaagatctcgtacaacgctgtgtactactcccttcacagaacagcacaaactggccctaaccagaatagaaagagtgggaggccccggtgcacaactgagcaagaggacaagtacattagtgtctagtttgagactGCGTTGAGActggttttgcgggtactatttaatgaagcgccagttgaggacttgtgaggcatctgtttctcaaactagacattctaatgtacttgtcctcttgctcagttgtgcaccggggcttcccactcgttctattctggttagagacagtttgcactgttctttgaagggagtagtacacagcattgtacgagatctttagtttcttggcaatttctcgcatggaaactaaacaacgatttattgtggaactaggattcctggcactgcattctgatgaaagttcatcaaaggcaagggaatatttatgatgttatttcatatttttgttgactcttgactccaacatggcggagaagggctgagcgctgtctcagattattgcaagctgtgctttttactaaagttattatattttttttttttatctaacatacactggttcttaatgcaaccgctatctttaattatatgtacaacatgtatttttcagcaaagtttatgagtttttctgttagattacgtggctgtctaaaatttctctggacattttggtgccatttgtgaccatggcggcaatgtaaaaccacgatttgtagctataaatatgcacattttcgaacaaaacataaatgtattgtataacatgatgtcataagactgtcatctgatcaagttgttcaaaggttagtgattcattttatctctatttgtgggttttctgaaagctatctttacggtgaaaaaatggcgttgtgttttgggctattgtggtgaggtaacataaatatacgttgtgttttcgctgtaaaacattttaaaaatcagacatgttggctggattcacaagatgtttatctttcatttgctgtattggacttgtgatttcatgaaattatattatatccctgtggcgctatgctagtcagcgtttctgatgaaaatgatcccggatccgggatgggtggtccgtagaggttttaacaatgtctacaatttatttctgatcaatttgatgttattttaaaggacaaaacATTCGCtctcctttcaaaaacaaggacatttctaagtgaccccaaacttttgaatggtagtgtacataaaCTTCCTGATCCTGGTGTGGCTTTCCCCGTTCTTCACAATGACGTACCTGGATGGCTATTTTGGAGCGCACAGCGCTGGTGAGCTGGTGGATAACCTGGGCGTTCAGACTACCGGTGTTGTCCATGTCTCCCACCATGACTGGGAAGGACTGGGGGGGTTCAACACATGAAACAACAATATTATTAGAGTATAATAATATTAGGGTAAAGTGGCTGAGAGACCATTTCCAGACCAGACTAGTGACAGTTAGTTTACCTCAGCAGGTCCTGTCTGTTGAGTGCCCACGTAGGTGGCACCAAACCGGTAGCCAGATTCAGCCAAGGTGCTGAGAGTGACTGTATGACTGACCTGTAGAACAGATACAGCAGACATCCAGTAAAGTGGCAAACAATATAGTATTCTGATCCATATGAAATAGGACAATCACCACCTTGAGCTTTACAGCCTTGAGGGTTAGATAGTTCCTTTTCATTGTATAATAGCTCGCACAGAATGCATACTAACGCTGGCTTTAATTTACTGGCTGCATCTAGAATATATATTCCTCTAGCTCCACAACTGACCTGGAAGTGATTACTCAGGCCCTTGTTGACCACCAGTCGCACTCCTTCCAACTGGATGGGGAACACCTCTGAAATGGCGTTAGAACCACAGAGATAGTTAGAGAACACAACTTTGTATCGGTTCCATTATGGCGTCTGAGAGCAAGGTCGCCTCCATTTGGAAGTAGTGAATTTTCATCTTCTACTAACtctgagttggtaaacaaactgaaagggtgcaatCTGCCACATGGAGTgagttgtttgaacaggtataaaagaaaggttggcgatttactgccacctgcagtaatggaatgtttgctcacacgtataattcattggctgatccctcctgatgacctggaaggaattatgtgatccttcctttaCAAATAgcaagtcccacccagttgatttCAAAATGGTTTAagtcctcaatggtgctgcccttGCTAAAACTGTCTTTTGGGCACTAGAGTAGTCCAAGTCTATGGTCAGAACAGAAACTGTTCAATGCAAACAATGTTTTATTTGAGCACAATCTAAAATATGGgatcaaaaaaataataatctgaggAAAAACACACCCCTCTCAAATAAATGATAGAGCATCAAATCTGCCATGTCAATGCCCAGCCTATTTGAACAGGAAGGATGCACCTGTACAACTCTGATGACATACTGCATGACATGACTGTGTATGATCCTTACCTTTGCACTTGCGATGACACTCCTCATAGGTACCAGGGTTGGGGAGGGGGCTCCCCGTCTCACCTGCTGGCTGTCCggggacagaggggggagggacGGAGGGCATGGAGAACCCTGGGGGGACTGACACCAACCCAGGGCCCCCCTGGACAACACCACTGCCTGGGGCAGAGGGGGGAGCGGGGGAGCTGGCAGCCAACACATTGCCCATGCTGAAGCAGaatgagagagggatgggatGAGATACTTGATGTTATGTAAATAGTTTCTAGCTAGTGGCTAGTTATCCAACTCTATGCATTAACTGGGACAAAGACTAGCACAGCTAGGTCAAGGCCAAAGGGTATTTAAGCCATAAACGTGACGTTAGCTGGATAGCATATGCCCACCCATACCAACCACAATCACATTTCGTTTtggccttaagtaaccatctgtcttatgcaaccataccaaacgtaagaTACTGTATCATACTTAATGGAGTatctcggatttacgtacagaaaaatacgaaatgctctgagatctGGTCGACTTGACTGACAGTCACTGACTGAGCTAACGTTAGCGTGCTAATGTTGCTAGCGATAACAATTGCAGCACCGTACATGCCTCAGACAAAACTGTAACACCATCAGCTTTCTGTAATAAAGACATAAGTTTTACAGTTGTCCGTTTCATGCAACTATCCTTCAAATGTGTTAGCGAGCTACTCACGTTGACTGTTCGTGCGTGTTCAGCAGTAATTCTAGCTACACACCGGCAAAGTTCCACAACCTTCCGGTGCACATTTAGGCCCGCCCACCGTCCTCTATAACCCCATGGATTGGGTAGTGTACCTACAAAATCAACTACCATTGGCCAGCACATCCAACTACTAGGAATCCCCTAAATATTGCGTGATGTGCTGGGTTGATCACCTAGTCAGAACTCTGAAATGATTGAGCTGCTATCTAGTTAAACACTAACGTTAAGTCGTTGAACCAGAGGTATGGGTTGAATGCAACACGTGTAGAACTACAGCCATTTATCAAGTCCGAGTTTCCTACTTCTGAATAACACAATATTACGACATTAATAGGCGTATTTTGCGCCTTCCAATCGGTTGAGTCATTCAATCCCACGAGGCAAGACATTCCAAGGGTAATCTTTATATGCACAGTGGTCGTCTTCCTGTGATTCTTTCTACATGtagaatgtacagtaccagtcaaaagtttggacacacctactcattccagattTGTTCTTtatctttattttctacattgtagaatagtgaagacatcaaaaatatgaaataacaaatatggaatcatgtagtaacagtgttaaacaaatcaaaatatgagattcttcaaagtagccaccatttgccttgacagctttaaTACAtgcttggtattctctcaaccagcttcttaaggtagacacctggaatgcatttcaattaagtgCCTTTTTgaaagtttatttgtggaatttctttccttcttaatgcatgagtcaatcagttgtgttgtgacatggtagaggtggtatacagaatagcgctatttggtaaaagtccaaatAATGGcagagcagctcaaataagcaaagagaaacgacagtccatcgtttcttcaagtgcagtcgcaaaaaccatcaagcactatgatgaaactgtctctgaggatcaccacaggaaaggaagacccagagttacatctgctacagaggataagttaattagttaccagcctcagaaatcagaaattaactgcacctcagattgcagcccaaataaattaaagtaacagataacattaactgtttagaggagactgtgcaaatcaggccttcatggacaaattgttgcaaagaaaccaataataggagacttgcttgggacaagaaacaccagcaatggacattagaccagtggaaatccgtcctttggtctgacgagtccaaatttgagatttttggttccaaccactgtcttTGTAAGACACGGAGAGGGGGAACGgttgatctccacatgtgtggttcgcatggtggtggtgtgatggtgctttgcgggtgactgatttatttaaaattcaaggcacagttaaccagcatggctaccacagcattctgcagcgatacgccatcacatctggtttgcgcttagtgagactatcatttgtttttcaacaggaaaatgaccaaaaacacctccaggctgtgtaagggctatttgaccaagaaggaaagtggagtgctgcatcagatgacctggcctccacaatcacccgacctcaacccaattgaaatgatttgggatgagattgacagcagagtgaaggaaaagcagcgaaCAAGTGAtctgcatatgtgggaactccttcaatactacctcattaagctggttgagagaatgccaagagtgtacaaagcagtcaaggcaaagggtggctacttgtaGAATCTAACATATTTagctttgtttaacacttttctggttactacatgattctgtgttacttcatagttgtcttcactattattctacaatgtagaaaaggtGAGtaagtgt of Salvelinus alpinus chromosome 4, SLU_Salpinus.1, whole genome shotgun sequence contains these proteins:
- the LOC139572367 gene encoding mitochondrial import receptor subunit TOM40 homolog, which encodes MGNVLAASSPAPPSAPGSGVVQGGPGLVSVPPGFSMPSVPPPSVPGQPAGETGSPLPNPGTYEECHRKCKEVFPIQLEGVRLVVNKGLSNHFQVSHTVTLSTLAESGYRFGATYVGTQQTGPAESFPVMVGDMDNTGSLNAQVIHQLTSAVRSKIAIQTQQHKFVNWQCDLEYRGDDFTSAVTLGNPDVLLGSGIIVAHYLQSISPALALGGELVYHRRPGEEGAVTSLMGRYTGNNYVATLTLGGAGAHATYYHRANDQLQLGVEFEGSMRTQETAVSFGYQLDLPKANLLFKGSVDSNWVVGAVLEKKLLPLPLSLALGAFLNQKKNTFQCGVNVTVG